A window from Rana temporaria chromosome 8, aRanTem1.1, whole genome shotgun sequence encodes these proteins:
- the RPL7L1 gene encoding 60S ribosomal protein L7-like 1 yields the protein MDGTEPRKLPRVPENLLKKRKKYQGLKAAEAKRALEEKRKLQPGKQIKFKRLETFVRNSRRKMRDDCRLRRMEVYRKKVPSLEKHKLAFVVRITDIEGVSQQVMQILKTFRLGKIFSGSFVKITAETLKMLQFIEPYVAWGFPNLKSVRELILKRGQGRINGKKVPLTDNNMIEEELGKFEIICLEDVIHELYSTGEHFMEVNKFLCPFVLSIARHAGINRKGYLSEVGDPGHRGDSINDLIRKLN from the exons ATGGACGGAACTGA GCCCAGGAAGCTTCCACGAGTGCCAGAAAATCTTTTGAAGAAACGGAAGAAGTATCAAGGACTAAAAGCAGCAGAAGCCAAGAGAGCTTTAGAAGAGAAGAGGAAG CTTCAGCCCGGAAAGCAAATCAAATTTAAAAGACTAGAGACCTTTGTCCGGAACTCTAGAAGAAAAATGAGAGATGACTGTAGGTTGCGGAGGATGGAGGTGTACCGGAAGAAAGTTCCCAGCTTGGAGAAACACAAACTTGCATTTGTTGTCCGAATTACAGA CATTGAAGGAGTTAGCCAGCAAGTGATGCAAATTTTGAAGACTTTCCGCTTGGGCAAAATTTTCTCAGGGTCGTTTGTAAAGATAACTGCAGAAACCTTGAAgatgctacagttcattgagccGTATGTTGCATGGGG tttcccgAATCTAAAGTCTGTGCGTGAGCTCATCTTGAAACGTGGACAGGGTAGAATAAATGGCAAAAAAGTTCCTCTTACAGACAATAATATGATTGAAGAAGAGCTAG GAAAGTTTGAAATTATCTGTTTGGAAGATGTGATTCATGAACTGTACTCTACAGGAGAACACTTTATGGAAGTCAATAAGTTCTTATGCCCCTTCGTCCTGTCAATTGCTAGGCATGCAGGCATTAACAGGAAGGGCTATCTGTCTGAGGTGGGGGATCCTGGACATAGAGGAGATTCCATTAATGATCTGATTCGGAAGCTTAATTAA